From Xylanibacter oryzae DSM 17970, a single genomic window includes:
- a CDS encoding OmpA/MotB family protein, which produces MKKNYLVISLFLGAMLLSSCASKKDLVNLQNENKSLNSNYQDSKEQLAASRSRVTSLEEQLAQEKRNNQVLKSSYDALQGSLDKSLQSNNQTSVNISKLVDEINASNAFIKRLVEAKSKSDSLNLALSNKLTRSLNTDELKEVDVQVLKGVVYISLADNMLYKSGSYEINDRAAETLSKIAKIIKDYKDYDVLVEGNTDNVPISRTNIRNNWDLSALRASSVVQCLQNQYGVEPRRLSAAGRGEYNPVTTNDTEVGKQRNRRTQIIITPKLDQFMDLIDKAPEGNK; this is translated from the coding sequence ATGAAAAAGAATTATTTAGTAATATCCCTTTTTTTAGGGGCAATGCTTCTAAGCAGTTGCGCAAGCAAAAAGGATTTAGTTAATCTTCAGAACGAAAACAAAAGTCTGAATAGCAATTATCAGGATTCCAAAGAACAATTGGCAGCAAGTCGTTCACGTGTAACCAGTCTTGAAGAGCAGTTGGCACAGGAAAAAAGAAATAATCAGGTGCTAAAGTCATCATATGATGCGCTTCAGGGTTCTCTTGATAAGAGTTTGCAATCTAATAATCAGACAAGTGTAAACATTTCAAAATTAGTTGATGAGATAAATGCTTCTAATGCATTTATTAAGAGACTAGTAGAGGCAAAGTCTAAGTCTGATTCATTAAATTTAGCTCTTTCAAACAAACTTACGCGTTCTCTTAATACTGATGAGTTGAAAGAGGTTGATGTACAGGTTTTAAAAGGTGTAGTTTATATATCTTTGGCAGACAATATGCTTTATAAGAGTGGATCTTATGAAATAAATGATCGTGCAGCTGAAACATTAAGTAAAATAGCAAAGATAATAAAGGACTATAAGGACTACGATGTGCTAGTTGAAGGTAATACTGATAATGTTCCTATCTCACGTACAAATATAAGAAATAACTGGGACTTAAGTGCCTTACGTGCTTCAAGCGTAGTACAGTGCCTGCAAAATCAATATGGCGTAGAACCAAGACGTTTGTCAGCTGCTGGCCGTGGTGAGTATAATCCTGTAACGACAAATGATACTGAAGTAGGAAAACAGCGTAATCGCCGTACACAAATTATCATAACTCCTAAACTTGATCAGTTTATGGATCTAATTGATAAAGCTCCAGAAGGAAATAAATAA
- a CDS encoding sensor histidine kinase — protein MKTPYITILFLLTLVIAWYEKSYSESNTKVEYREDILTDKYLKYFGDNDAKSFFPVAEKLKNIYIQKGEKDKFYRIWCNEVIFYVNVKNLHRAISEVGKMRIDALNSNNKYGQALSSYDLGIIYEISKDNKLAKKYYTESINLMKQFHNKERLAPLYNRLATLYIETEPEIADSLLNLSIDKETDWTAKFDCYSQECYLGLTTDNNEKFYEYYKKCKYIERYNKKYIVPEWTSYLEVIRQYFDKNYDKALYLTKYIAEEIDKHHIRYYIYKKMGDSDKALKEMEKMYQYEESSRAVADNEDFIAITQEMDKAKMQKERQEMQNKIRNITYSGFTFFLLLMIVLLHYLFIRKKHELKKLNCKNEELKLAREQAEASEKMKVEFIENMSHEIRTPLNTISGFTQIMATDSIDIDHDTRKSMSFKITDNVKKLTDIIDNILELSSLKSNAKIVEKEQINCNTFCKEALFNIKDNKNEHVELIFSSDIPDSKNLIANKHDLLISIGKILTNACKFTKKGYIHMHCESSKDGEKMILSVMDTGPGIPIEKAEIVFDKFVKLDSFTSGTGLGLTACRYIIEQMGGIVILDKDYNKGCKFVITLPFGDVE, from the coding sequence ATGAAGACACCATATATAACAATTCTATTTTTATTGACACTAGTAATTGCCTGGTATGAAAAAAGCTATTCTGAAAGCAATACAAAGGTAGAATATAGAGAAGACATTCTTACAGATAAATACTTAAAATACTTTGGGGATAATGATGCTAAATCTTTTTTCCCTGTTGCAGAAAAACTTAAAAACATATATATACAAAAAGGTGAAAAAGATAAATTTTACCGTATTTGGTGTAATGAAGTCATTTTTTACGTTAATGTAAAAAATTTACACCGTGCCATTTCTGAAGTTGGCAAAATGAGGATAGACGCATTAAATTCAAATAACAAATATGGACAAGCATTGTCGTCATATGATCTCGGAATAATATATGAAATAAGTAAAGATAATAAATTGGCGAAAAAATATTATACTGAAAGCATTAATTTAATGAAGCAATTTCACAATAAAGAGAGGTTAGCACCTTTATATAACAGATTAGCGACATTGTATATTGAAACAGAACCAGAAATAGCAGATAGTCTATTAAACTTATCTATAGACAAAGAAACAGACTGGACTGCAAAATTTGACTGCTATTCACAAGAATGTTATTTAGGACTTACTACAGATAACAATGAAAAGTTCTATGAATATTATAAAAAATGTAAGTACATAGAAAGATACAATAAGAAATACATTGTTCCTGAATGGACATCATATCTAGAAGTAATCAGACAGTACTTTGACAAAAATTACGACAAAGCATTGTACCTAACTAAATATATTGCAGAAGAAATTGATAAGCATCATATTCGGTATTACATATACAAAAAAATGGGCGACAGTGACAAGGCTCTAAAAGAAATGGAAAAGATGTATCAATATGAAGAGTCATCAAGAGCTGTAGCAGACAATGAGGATTTTATAGCCATAACACAAGAAATGGACAAGGCCAAGATGCAAAAGGAACGGCAAGAGATGCAAAATAAGATAAGGAATATTACCTATTCAGGATTTACGTTCTTTCTCCTATTAATGATTGTTCTTCTACATTATTTATTTATTAGAAAGAAACATGAATTAAAAAAATTAAACTGCAAAAACGAAGAACTAAAATTAGCAAGAGAACAAGCTGAAGCATCTGAAAAGATGAAAGTTGAATTCATTGAGAATATGAGCCACGAGATTCGAACTCCACTTAATACAATTTCTGGTTTCACGCAGATAATGGCAACTGATTCTATAGATATTGATCATGATACTAGAAAGAGCATGTCTTTCAAGATTACAGACAATGTCAAAAAACTAACAGATATAATAGATAACATACTAGAATTATCGTCATTAAAGAGTAATGCAAAAATAGTCGAAAAGGAACAAATAAATTGCAATACATTCTGCAAAGAGGCTTTGTTTAATATCAAAGACAATAAAAATGAGCATGTTGAATTAATATTTTCATCTGACATACCCGACAGCAAGAACCTAATAGCTAATAAACACGACTTACTTATATCAATAGGTAAAATACTTACAAATGCATGCAAATTTACTAAAAAAGGATACATACATATGCATTGTGAAAGCAGTAAAGATGGGGAAAAAATGATATTAAGCGTAATGGATACTGGTCCTGGCATCCCAATAGAAAAAGCAGAAATTGTATTTGATAAATTTGTAAAACTAGATAGCTTTACTTCTGGTACCGGTCTTGGTCTTACTGCATGCAGGTATATTATAGAACAAATGGGAGGAATAGTTATACTGGATAAAGACTATAACAAAGGTTGTAAATTTGTTATAACACTTCCTTTTGGAGACGTAGAATAA
- the purL gene encoding phosphoribosylformylglycinamidine synthase: protein MILFFRTPSDSVIATETDHQLNQDETNELCWLYGDAKLENGDKIEGYFVGPRREMITPWSTNAVEITQNMSLHGILRIEEYFPVKTKDADHDPMLQRMYDGLDQQIFTVNHKPEPIKHVEDLEKYNEEEGLALSKEEMDYLHTIEKQLNRSLTDSEIFGFAQINSEHCRHKIFGGVFVIDGKEMESSLFSMIKKTTKENPNKILSAYKDNVAFAQGPVIEQFAPADQSTSDYFRIKDVESVISLKAETHNFPTTVEPFNGAATGTGGEIRDRMGGGVGSWPIAGTAVYMTSYPRLNGGRDWEDILPVRKWLYQTPEQILIKASNGASDFGNKFGQPLITGSVLTFEHKEGEETYAYDKVIMLAGGVGYGTKRDCLKKEPQTGNKVVVVGGDNYRIGLGGGSVSSVDTGRYSNGIELNAVQRANPEMQKRAYNLVRALCEEDNNPVVSIHDHGSAGHVNCLSELVEECGGEIDMTKLPIGDKTLSSKEIIANESQERMGLLIDEKHIEHVSKIAERERAPLYVVGETTGDSHFSFVQGDGIKPFDLDVAQMFGHSPKTYMIDKTVERHYENVSYTQDKLDEYINRVLQLEAVACKDWLTNKVDRSVTGKVARQQCQGQIQLPLSDCGVVALDYRGEKGIATALGHAPQAGLASPEAGSVLSVAESLTNIVWAPLAEGLNSLSLSANWMWPCRSQEGEDARLYSAVKALSDFCCAINVNVPTGKDSLSMSQQYPSGEKLISPGTVIVTSGGEVSDVKKVVSPVLVNDKNSSIYHIDFSFDDQRLGGSAFAQSMGKIGDDVPTVKNPDYFVDAFNAIQEMINREWIMAGHDISAGGMITTLLEMCFANVDGGMHINLHDLVGDDIVKILLAENPGVIIQVSDTHKEEFIKFMEDAGVGFAKIGYPTPSIRKIVIKKGELEHEFDIDALRDVWYKTSYLLDQKQSMNGCAKKRYENYKKQPMDMKFNKDFTGKFTEYGISPDRRTASGIKAAIIREKGTNGEREMAYSLYLAGFDVKDVMMTDLISGRETLEDISMIVFCGGFSNSDVLGSAKGWAGAFLFNPKAKEALDKFYARKDTLSLGICNGCQLMVELNLLNPEHKNRARMLHNESHKFESKFVGITIPKNNSVMFGSLSDNKLGLWVAHGEGKFSLPESEDKYNVIAKYNYSEYPGNPNGSDYNVAGICSTDGRHLAMMPHLERAIFPWQSAWYPADHLNDEVTPWIEAFVNARKWIEGKMK from the coding sequence ATGATTCTTTTTTTTAGGACTCCATCTGACAGCGTGATAGCAACAGAAACTGACCATCAGCTGAATCAGGACGAGACGAATGAACTTTGTTGGCTTTACGGTGACGCGAAGCTTGAAAATGGCGACAAGATAGAAGGTTACTTCGTCGGTCCGCGCCGTGAAATGATTACTCCTTGGAGTACAAATGCCGTAGAGATAACACAGAATATGAGTCTCCACGGCATTTTGCGTATAGAAGAGTATTTCCCTGTAAAGACTAAGGATGCTGATCACGACCCTATGTTACAACGTATGTATGATGGTCTTGACCAACAGATTTTTACCGTAAACCACAAACCGGAACCAATAAAGCATGTAGAAGACCTTGAAAAATATAACGAGGAGGAAGGCTTAGCTCTATCAAAGGAAGAGATGGACTATCTGCACACTATTGAGAAGCAACTTAACCGTTCTCTTACAGATTCTGAAATTTTCGGTTTCGCACAGATCAATTCAGAGCATTGTCGACATAAGATTTTCGGTGGCGTATTCGTTATAGATGGAAAAGAAATGGAGTCTTCACTGTTTTCTATGATAAAGAAGACTACAAAAGAGAATCCAAATAAGATACTTAGTGCATATAAAGATAATGTGGCTTTTGCCCAAGGTCCCGTCATAGAACAGTTTGCACCTGCAGATCAGTCTACATCTGATTACTTTCGTATCAAAGATGTAGAAAGCGTTATCTCTTTAAAGGCAGAAACTCATAATTTCCCTACTACAGTTGAACCCTTCAATGGTGCAGCTACCGGTACTGGAGGTGAAATTCGCGACCGTATGGGTGGTGGTGTAGGTTCATGGCCTATTGCTGGTACAGCTGTATACATGACTTCTTATCCTCGCCTTAATGGTGGCCGCGACTGGGAGGACATTCTACCTGTACGTAAATGGTTGTATCAGACTCCAGAACAGATTCTTATTAAAGCATCAAACGGTGCTTCTGATTTCGGAAACAAATTTGGTCAGCCACTTATTACCGGTTCGGTACTTACATTTGAACACAAAGAAGGTGAAGAGACTTATGCTTACGATAAAGTCATCATGCTTGCAGGTGGTGTTGGATATGGAACAAAGCGCGATTGTCTTAAAAAAGAACCACAAACCGGCAATAAAGTAGTTGTTGTAGGTGGAGACAACTATCGTATCGGGCTTGGCGGTGGTAGCGTTTCAAGCGTTGACACAGGTCGTTACTCTAATGGAATCGAGCTGAATGCAGTACAGCGTGCCAATCCTGAAATGCAGAAACGTGCTTATAATCTAGTACGTGCACTATGCGAAGAGGATAATAATCCTGTAGTGAGTATTCATGATCATGGTTCAGCAGGTCACGTAAACTGTCTTTCTGAACTAGTTGAAGAATGTGGTGGGGAAATTGATATGACGAAATTGCCTATCGGTGATAAGACACTTTCTTCTAAAGAAATTATAGCCAACGAAAGTCAGGAGCGTATGGGTCTTCTGATTGACGAAAAACACATTGAGCACGTAAGTAAAATAGCTGAGCGCGAACGTGCTCCGTTATATGTTGTAGGCGAGACGACTGGTGATTCCCACTTTTCTTTTGTGCAAGGTGATGGAATTAAACCATTTGATTTGGATGTTGCTCAGATGTTTGGACATTCGCCAAAGACTTATATGATAGACAAGACGGTTGAACGTCATTATGAAAATGTAAGTTATACTCAAGACAAACTTGATGAATATATAAATAGAGTACTTCAGTTAGAAGCTGTAGCATGCAAAGACTGGTTGACAAATAAAGTTGACCGAAGCGTAACAGGAAAAGTAGCCCGCCAGCAATGTCAAGGTCAAATACAGTTACCTTTAAGCGATTGCGGTGTCGTGGCGCTCGACTATCGTGGAGAGAAAGGTATTGCTACTGCTTTAGGTCATGCACCTCAGGCCGGTCTTGCATCACCTGAAGCAGGTTCTGTATTATCAGTCGCAGAGTCACTTACGAACATAGTATGGGCACCACTAGCTGAGGGATTGAATAGTCTCAGCCTATCAGCCAACTGGATGTGGCCTTGCCGTTCACAAGAAGGAGAAGACGCACGTCTATACAGTGCAGTAAAGGCGCTTAGCGATTTCTGCTGTGCAATCAATGTCAATGTTCCTACAGGTAAAGACTCTCTCTCAATGAGCCAGCAATATCCTAGTGGAGAAAAACTAATAAGCCCCGGAACAGTAATAGTAACCAGTGGCGGTGAGGTAAGCGATGTGAAAAAGGTCGTATCACCTGTATTGGTTAACGACAAAAATTCTTCTATATACCACATTGATTTCTCATTTGATGATCAAAGATTAGGTGGCAGTGCATTTGCACAAAGCATGGGCAAGATTGGTGATGATGTTCCTACTGTTAAGAACCCTGATTACTTTGTAGACGCATTCAATGCTATTCAAGAAATGATTAATCGCGAATGGATCATGGCTGGCCATGATATAAGTGCAGGTGGTATGATTACTACTTTACTTGAAATGTGCTTTGCTAATGTAGATGGTGGTATGCATATCAACCTGCATGATTTAGTAGGAGACGATATCGTAAAAATATTATTAGCTGAGAATCCAGGTGTTATCATACAGGTATCAGATACACATAAAGAAGAATTCATAAAATTTATGGAAGATGCAGGTGTCGGATTTGCTAAAATCGGTTACCCTACTCCATCTATAAGAAAGATAGTAATAAAGAAAGGTGAATTGGAGCACGAGTTTGACATAGATGCATTACGCGACGTATGGTACAAGACATCTTACCTGCTTGATCAGAAACAAAGTATGAACGGATGTGCAAAGAAACGCTACGAAAACTACAAGAAACAACCAATGGATATGAAGTTTAACAAAGACTTCACAGGAAAATTCACTGAATATGGGATATCACCAGACCGTCGTACAGCAAGTGGCATAAAAGCTGCTATCATCCGTGAGAAAGGAACCAATGGAGAGCGTGAAATGGCTTATTCTCTGTATCTTGCAGGATTTGATGTAAAAGACGTAATGATGACCGACCTCATAAGCGGCCGCGAAACATTAGAAGACATATCAATGATCGTCTTTTGCGGAGGATTCTCTAATTCTGACGTCCTTGGTTCTGCTAAGGGATGGGCTGGAGCCTTCTTATTCAATCCTAAAGCGAAAGAAGCGCTTGACAAATTCTATGCACGTAAAGATACACTTTCTTTAGGAATATGTAACGGTTGCCAATTAATGGTTGAACTCAACCTATTAAACCCTGAGCATAAGAACCGCGCACGCATGCTTCACAATGAGTCACATAAGTTTGAGAGTAAATTTGTTGGTATCACTATTCCTAAAAACAATAGTGTTATGTTTGGAAGTCTTAGTGATAACAAACTAGGTCTCTGGGTTGCCCACGGAGAAGGAAAGTTCTCTTTGCCAGAATCAGAAGACAAATACAATGTCATAGCAAAATACAACTATAGCGAGTATCCTGGTAATCCTAATGGTTCAGACTATAATGTAGCAGGTATTTGTAGTACAGACGGACGTCATCTGGCAATGATGCCACATCTTGAGCGAGCCATATTCCCATGGCAGAGCGCATGGTATCCGGCAGACCATCTCAATGATGAGGTAACACCTTGGATTGAGGCATTTGTAAATGCACGCAAATGGATTGAAGGAAAAATGAAATAA
- a CDS encoding chromate transporter, with translation MDNFYWKSFKTFFKIGMFTFGGGHAMIPVIESEIVDKNKWIDKKTFCDLISVSQSCPGAFTINISVFIGYKLKKTRGALCTGIGTALPSFLIVLLVAMFFHHFQDNKVIAAIFHGIRPAVVALIAVPTFNLAKSANIGWSNFWIPIASTLAIWALGVSPIYIIIIAGLGGFLYGKFIKPTE, from the coding sequence ATGGACAATTTTTATTGGAAATCATTTAAGACATTCTTTAAGATTGGCATGTTCACCTTTGGTGGTGGACATGCCATGATACCAGTTATTGAATCAGAAATTGTAGATAAGAATAAATGGATAGACAAGAAAACTTTTTGTGACCTTATTTCTGTATCACAAAGTTGTCCCGGTGCTTTTACCATTAATATAAGTGTTTTCATAGGATATAAATTAAAGAAAACACGTGGCGCATTATGTACAGGCATCGGTACAGCCTTACCTTCTTTTCTCATAGTTCTTTTAGTAGCGATGTTTTTTCATCATTTTCAAGACAACAAAGTTATCGCAGCAATATTCCATGGAATCCGCCCTGCTGTTGTTGCTCTCATTGCTGTACCTACTTTCAATCTAGCAAAGAGTGCTAATATCGGATGGAGCAACTTCTGGATTCCTATAGCAAGCACATTAGCAATCTGGGCCCTTGGAGTATCACCTATTTATATAATAATAATAGCCGGACTAGGAGGATTTCTTTACGGTAAGTTTATTAAGCCAACAGAGTAG
- a CDS encoding chromate transporter: MIYLQLFITFFEIGIFGFGGGYSMLSLIQSEVVQHYHWLTTGEFTDIVAISQATPGPIGINSATYCGYTAIHNAGYNEGMSILGSSIATIALILPSFIIIIMASKMLIKYMNTIEVQSIFSGLRPAIVGILTAATLLLMTPENFNSPKVNPWHFWISIGLFISTFIGIKYMKINPIRMILYSAFAGLLLLY, translated from the coding sequence ATGATCTATTTGCAATTGTTTATAACATTCTTTGAGATCGGAATATTCGGTTTCGGTGGAGGATACAGTATGCTTTCACTTATTCAAAGTGAGGTAGTACAACATTATCACTGGCTTACTACAGGTGAATTTACTGATATTGTAGCTATCAGTCAGGCAACTCCTGGACCAATCGGGATTAATTCTGCTACATATTGTGGATATACAGCCATACACAATGCCGGATACAATGAAGGCATGTCAATACTAGGCAGCAGTATAGCTACAATCGCATTAATTTTGCCATCTTTTATAATCATAATTATGGCAAGCAAGATGCTCATAAAATATATGAATACCATAGAGGTACAATCTATATTTTCTGGCCTACGACCTGCCATAGTAGGAATACTTACAGCTGCAACATTACTGTTAATGACGCCCGAGAACTTCAATTCCCCGAAGGTTAATCCATGGCATTTCTGGATAAGTATAGGACTGTTCATATCTACGTTTATTGGAATAAAGTATATGAAAATTAATCCAATAAGGATGATTCTATATAGTGCTTTTGCCGGATTGCTTTTGCTATACTAA
- a CDS encoding SprT-like domain-containing protein yields MRIDINFIESNFEKFNHDYFEDKLPKPKFAIGRAKMILGSLNYKTKHTLFGSKRFDYTIRLSVYYDQSEWQYLNTLLHEMLHYYISLNNIKDTSAHGKVFRSMMNNLNKKYNWELSVSTKLQTLNIAVKRAPVERLVLAAESNENDYYLSVINPGYVRYIDNIFCKAPNIKSHKWYIAKDEYFSSFRQVRSPRARKVSKKIYDEKVSILEPFILV; encoded by the coding sequence ATGCGTATAGACATTAATTTTATAGAATCGAACTTCGAAAAATTCAACCATGACTATTTCGAAGATAAACTGCCGAAACCAAAATTTGCGATAGGTAGGGCTAAAATGATTCTTGGTTCACTGAATTATAAGACTAAACATACATTGTTTGGATCAAAAAGATTTGATTATACAATAAGGCTAAGTGTATATTATGATCAGAGTGAATGGCAATATCTTAATACACTGTTGCATGAGATGCTACATTATTACATATCATTAAACAATATCAAGGACACATCTGCTCATGGTAAAGTTTTCAGATCTATGATGAATAATCTAAATAAAAAATATAATTGGGAATTGTCTGTAAGCACTAAATTGCAAACACTTAATATCGCTGTAAAACGTGCTCCCGTAGAGAGGCTTGTACTAGCGGCAGAATCCAATGAAAATGATTATTATTTGTCGGTAATAAATCCTGGTTACGTGCGTTATATTGATAATATATTTTGTAAAGCGCCGAATATTAAAAGTCATAAATGGTATATAGCCAAAGATGAATATTTTAGTTCATTCAGGCAGGTAAGGAGCCCTAGAGCACGTAAGGTTAGCAAAAAAATATATGATGAAAAAGTCTCTATATTAGAACCTTTTATTTTAGTATAG
- the ftsZ gene encoding cell division protein FtsZ produces the protein MENNSFTPLVDFGQPEDKSKNIIKVIGVGGGGCNAVRNMYQEGIVNVTFAVCNTDSQSLAKSPVPVKIQLGKSGLGAGANPEKGREEAEQNIDDIKRLLDDGTKMVFVTAGMGGGTGTGAAPIIAGIAKEKGILTIGIVTIPFYFEKKRKIIKALKGVEEMRKNVDALLIINNERLCDVFSDTQVTIKEAFHRADDILCNAAKSISELITVGGDINLDFRDIETTMRGGGGAIMAMGRAKGEHRVEKAIINALDSPLIYGSDISKAKKILFNIYTGEKNPLFVSEMQEIDAFMDELNPDIDVIWGISDDNSLGEDAKVTILATGFEDRFIDEIPIENHDINDNDYFDKIIKKLYFQKDTIVNSNEEQEIDNANDADITFTVSVGGDDYNEDVDISDKKTLNAETNADTEISISEKSESKNNYIENFQVKNEEINIEQSSATTEEIQPVQYNTETNQINGKKENEETVTRQEPKPQQPEKKRPLTFVEKVKKRMEQFAFDITQDDDNK, from the coding sequence ATGGAAAATAACAGTTTTACACCTTTAGTAGACTTCGGTCAGCCTGAAGACAAATCAAAAAACATCATCAAAGTAATTGGTGTTGGTGGTGGTGGATGCAATGCTGTACGCAACATGTATCAGGAAGGCATTGTGAACGTAACATTTGCTGTATGTAACACAGATAGCCAATCACTTGCAAAATCTCCTGTCCCGGTAAAAATCCAACTTGGAAAATCCGGACTTGGTGCTGGAGCAAATCCTGAAAAAGGTCGTGAAGAAGCAGAACAAAACATTGATGACATAAAACGACTACTGGATGACGGTACAAAAATGGTATTTGTCACAGCAGGAATGGGTGGAGGAACAGGTACTGGCGCTGCGCCTATAATAGCCGGTATAGCTAAAGAGAAAGGAATTCTCACAATCGGCATTGTCACAATACCCTTTTATTTCGAAAAGAAGAGAAAAATAATCAAAGCTCTTAAAGGTGTTGAGGAGATGCGCAAAAATGTAGACGCACTACTAATAATCAATAACGAGAGGCTCTGCGATGTCTTCTCTGATACACAAGTTACCATTAAGGAAGCATTCCATAGAGCAGACGATATTCTTTGTAATGCAGCTAAAAGCATATCCGAACTTATTACTGTAGGTGGTGACATTAATCTCGACTTTCGTGATATAGAGACAACCATGCGTGGAGGTGGAGGCGCTATCATGGCAATGGGTCGTGCAAAAGGTGAGCATCGTGTAGAGAAGGCTATAATTAATGCTTTAGACTCACCTCTCATATATGGAAGTGATATAAGTAAGGCAAAAAAGATATTATTTAATATATATACAGGAGAAAAGAATCCTTTATTCGTAAGTGAGATGCAGGAAATAGATGCCTTCATGGACGAACTTAACCCTGACATAGATGTTATCTGGGGTATATCAGATGATAACTCACTAGGTGAAGATGCCAAAGTTACTATTCTGGCAACAGGATTTGAAGACAGGTTCATTGACGAGATTCCAATTGAGAACCATGACATTAACGATAACGATTATTTTGACAAGATAATCAAAAAATTGTATTTTCAAAAAGATACCATTGTAAATAGTAATGAAGAACAAGAAATTGACAACGCCAACGATGCTGATATTACCTTTACTGTAAGCGTAGGTGGAGATGATTATAATGAAGATGTAGACATTTCAGATAAAAAAACACTAAATGCTGAGACAAATGCAGATACTGAAATATCTATCAGTGAGAAGAGTGAAAGTAAAAATAATTACATTGAAAATTTTCAAGTAAAAAATGAAGAGATAAATATAGAACAATCTTCCGCCACTACGGAAGAGATTCAACCGGTTCAATACAATACAGAGACAAATCAGATCAATGGTAAAAAAGAAAATGAAGAAACAGTAACGCGTCAAGAGCCCAAACCGCAGCAACCAGAAAAAAAACGACCTCTTACGTTTGTAGAAAAGGTTAAGAAGAGAATGGAGCAATTCGCTTTTGATATTACTCAAGATGACGACAACAAATAA
- a CDS encoding EFR1 family ferrodoxin (N-terminal region resembles flavodoxins. C-terminal ferrodoxin region binds two 4Fe-4S clusters.) has product MIFYFSGTGNTKWAAEYVSSLTNEKLIFIPDVLEGDCHFNVEVDERIGFCFPVHGWRPPFIVRDFIRRLRIDDAAAHYCYALATCGDDVGLTFEYLNKDLAEIGLQTDSVFSFIMPESYVGFPFMNVDKKEKRDAKKEKGVKELNLLAQDIVVRKKGLCIINKSHWPIINSKVIGSFFVEKMVKDTPFRVEENRCVKCGICADICPVDNIKGGLGIEPEWLHNGLCTTCFACYHHCPHHAIEFGNRTKNKGQYYFHKK; this is encoded by the coding sequence ATGATATTCTATTTTTCTGGTACAGGTAATACTAAGTGGGCTGCAGAATATGTCAGTAGCTTGACTAATGAGAAATTGATATTCATCCCTGATGTGTTGGAAGGCGACTGTCATTTCAATGTTGAAGTTGATGAGCGTATAGGATTTTGCTTTCCTGTTCATGGTTGGCGCCCTCCTTTCATAGTACGTGATTTTATCCGTCGATTGAGGATTGATGATGCAGCTGCCCATTACTGTTATGCGCTTGCTACCTGTGGTGATGATGTAGGACTTACATTTGAATATTTAAATAAGGATCTCGCTGAAATAGGTTTGCAGACAGATAGCGTATTCTCATTTATTATGCCCGAGTCTTATGTCGGTTTTCCTTTTATGAATGTTGATAAAAAGGAAAAGAGAGATGCAAAGAAAGAAAAAGGAGTTAAAGAGTTAAATTTGCTTGCACAGGATATCGTTGTTAGAAAGAAAGGCCTATGTATCATAAATAAGAGTCATTGGCCTATAATAAATAGTAAAGTGATTGGTTCCTTTTTTGTAGAAAAAATGGTCAAAGACACCCCGTTCCGTGTAGAAGAAAACCGTTGTGTGAAATGTGGTATCTGTGCAGATATCTGTCCTGTAGATAATATCAAAGGAGGTTTAGGCATTGAACCTGAATGGTTGCATAATGGATTATGCACTACCTGTTTTGCTTGCTATCACCATTGCCCGCATCATGCTATTGAATTTGGTAACCGTACAAAAAATAAAGGACAATATTACTTTCATAAAAAATAA